A window of the Dickeya dianthicola NCPPB 453 genome harbors these coding sequences:
- a CDS encoding TetR/AcrR family transcriptional regulator has translation MVQNKKQGGPRPRGRPRKFNEAEVVERARDVFWNYGYAASSLDDLAAATGLNRPSLYAAFGDKHALYLRALEENRVWSVEGIRLRMTGTKPLRELLRDFLIEAAESTLAGAMGARGCFIVCTAVTESLRDPETRAIAAGYVADVDRAFRERFERSKDELNVGVDPSSASAVASAMLQTLAVRARTGSGREELVSIVDAAVIAICGQAGGGVRS, from the coding sequence ATGGTACAAAATAAAAAGCAAGGGGGCCCTCGCCCCCGCGGACGCCCGCGAAAATTCAATGAGGCCGAGGTTGTGGAACGAGCGCGTGACGTGTTTTGGAATTACGGGTATGCCGCAAGCTCGCTGGATGACCTCGCTGCAGCGACCGGGCTCAACCGCCCAAGCCTCTATGCGGCCTTCGGCGACAAGCATGCGCTGTACCTGCGCGCGCTTGAGGAAAACCGTGTGTGGTCGGTCGAGGGGATTCGGCTGCGCATGACCGGCACCAAGCCCCTGCGTGAATTGCTCCGAGACTTTCTGATCGAGGCAGCGGAGAGCACGCTGGCAGGAGCTATGGGGGCGCGAGGCTGCTTCATTGTCTGCACGGCGGTAACCGAGTCGCTTCGCGATCCCGAAACGCGCGCCATCGCGGCGGGCTATGTCGCCGATGTTGACCGTGCTTTTCGCGAACGATTCGAGCGATCAAAGGATGAACTTAATGTTGGCGTGGACCCCTCATCTGCCTCCGCCGTGGCGTCGGCGATGTTGCAGACGCTGGCAGTGCGGGCGCGGACCGGCAGTGGACGCGAAGAACTGGTGAGCATCGTGGACGCCGCCGTCATTGCGATCTGCGGTCAGGCCGGCGGGGGAGTTAGGTCGTGA
- a CDS encoding helix-turn-helix domain-containing protein, with protein MDNTVIGKRLRLARVNKGLKQAELGCLAGLDEETASSRVSQYEREVSAPDFGLVSRFATVLDVPEAYFYAVDDDLATLILQYHRFKKANPNSTLLITPQ; from the coding sequence ATGGATAACACCGTGATTGGTAAGCGATTAAGACTAGCCCGAGTGAACAAGGGATTAAAGCAGGCAGAGCTCGGTTGCCTAGCTGGTCTGGATGAGGAAACGGCAAGCTCTCGTGTGAGCCAATATGAAAGAGAAGTCAGTGCGCCAGATTTTGGGTTGGTTTCTCGGTTTGCTACAGTGCTGGATGTTCCTGAAGCGTATTTCTATGCTGTTGATGACGATCTCGCCACCTTGATCTTACAGTATCACCGTTTCAAGAAAGCCAATCCAAACTCCACGCTGCTCATCACACCTCAGTAA
- the cuyB gene encoding cysteate racemase: MIFPLQHTINEAENVNPVVGILGGMGPGATVDAMQKLIRHTPARKDQEHIPMIAVSIPDIPDRTQCILNHSASPLKKMVEYMKILERAGATCIIIPCNTAHYWFDDLKRHTQLEMISIIDATCQQVAEQRVRHVAILATTATVRGEIYQHALAGQQVRCTLPTDEQQDAVMSSIYAYKAGDVAQARARLLPVVAALRQRGVEKIILGCTELPLILEPEAIAEPDAYLDATDALIRKTIAWYYQQVTHPPVAA, encoded by the coding sequence ATGATTTTTCCACTCCAACACACCATCAATGAGGCGGAAAACGTGAATCCTGTAGTCGGCATTCTTGGCGGCATGGGACCCGGTGCGACCGTGGATGCCATGCAAAAACTCATCCGGCATACTCCGGCCAGAAAGGATCAGGAACATATTCCGATGATCGCGGTTTCTATCCCGGATATTCCCGATCGCACCCAGTGCATTCTCAATCACAGCGCCTCGCCGCTGAAGAAAATGGTGGAGTACATGAAAATTCTGGAGAGAGCCGGCGCCACCTGCATCATCATTCCCTGCAATACCGCGCATTACTGGTTTGACGATTTGAAAAGGCATACCCAGTTGGAGATGATCAGCATTATTGACGCCACCTGTCAGCAGGTGGCTGAGCAGCGCGTCCGTCACGTCGCCATTCTGGCCACCACCGCCACCGTGCGCGGCGAAATTTACCAGCACGCGCTGGCCGGCCAGCAGGTGCGCTGCACATTACCGACCGACGAGCAGCAGGACGCGGTGATGAGCAGCATCTATGCTTACAAGGCCGGCGATGTCGCGCAGGCCCGGGCGCGGTTGCTGCCGGTGGTTGCCGCGCTGCGACAACGGGGCGTGGAGAAAATCATTCTGGGCTGCACCGAACTGCCGCTGATTCTGGAGCCGGAAGCCATCGCCGAGCCGGACGCCTATCTGGATGCCACCGATGCGCTGATCAGAAAAACCATCGCCTGGTATTACCAGCAAGTGACGCATCCGCCGGTCGCGGCGTAA
- a CDS encoding helix-turn-helix domain-containing protein: MLICEAGNVVIGKRLRLARVNAGLKQVELGCLAGLDEETSSSRVSQYEREVSSPDFGLVCRFAAVLDVPEAYFYAVDEDLATLILQYHRYKKSNPNSTLLITPQ; this comes from the coding sequence ATGTTAATCTGCGAAGCAGGTAATGTCGTGATTGGTAAACGATTAAGATTGGCCCGGGTGAATGCAGGATTAAAACAGGTCGAGCTCGGTTGTCTCGCTGGGCTGGATGAAGAGACGTCGAGTTCCCGCGTAAGCCAATATGAAAGGGAAGTCAGTTCACCGGATTTTGGTCTGGTTTGTCGGTTTGCGGCGGTGCTGGATGTGCCGGAAGCCTATTTTTATGCTGTTGATGAGGATCTCGCGACGCTAATCTTGCAGTACCATCGTTATAAGAAAAGTAACCCTAATTCTACGTTGTTGATTACCCCGCAATAG
- a CDS encoding beta-galactosidase: MSTASAYVPLSGISLADILARRDWENPACPHARRLDAHPPFSSWRSLDAARDDQPSDRRQWLNGAWTFSYFPRPEAVPEQWLRQDLTDADSIAVPSNWQLAGYDAPIYTNIKYPIPVNPPFVPADNPTGCYSLTFTVNADWLAQGQTRIVFDGVNSAFHLWCNGKWVGYSQDSRLPAEFDLTPCLQPGENRLAVMVLRWSDGTYLEDQDMWRMSGIYRDVYLLHKPAVHLRDVQITTPLRHSYTQGTLCVTAQANLPEEQAQAWQLYVQLWRGEQLVGERRAPFGTPVIDERGAYHDRVSLQLEVEQPALWSAEEPNLYRAVVALEHADGTLAEAEAYDVGFREVAIRNGLLLLNGQPLLIRGVNRHEHHPQRGQAIDEATMRQDILLMKQHNFNAVRCSHYPNHPLWYRLCDRYGLYVVDEANIETHGMQPMSRLSDDPRWLPAYAERVTRMVQRDRNHPSIIIWSLGNESGYGPTHSALYQWVKQQDPTRPVQYEGGGANTPATDILCPMYARVDQDQPFPAVPKWSIKKWIGLPGEHRPLILCEYAHAMGNSFGGFDRYWQAFRQYPRLQGGFVWDWVDQALVREQEGKPHWAYGGDFGDKPNDRQFCLNGLVFPDRTPHPALYEAQRAQQFFQFSHHENAPLTLTVTSEYLFRHSDNEELRWRIMQDDVSLASGVVPLTIAPQGCQTITLLDRLPAPQHLADMWLTVEVVQPNATEWSPAGHRCAWDQWPLPLPLPLPLPMPLARPTPRRDDGAGPTLTQDDNRFDIVHGQQRWNFDRRSGLLTQWWRDEQPQLLSPLQDNLARAPLDNDIGISEVDRIDPNAWVERWKLAGLYQYDTDCRQIHADTLSDSVLITTEHVGHYQQQVLFISRKQWRIDAQGVLTVSVEVEVARHLPPLARIGLCGQLAAVNPQVSWLGLGPHENYPDRRLAALHGRWQQPLEAMHTPYIFPSENGLRCHTRELRYGHWLIEGDFHFGIGRYSLRQLMDCTHQHLLQPEPGTWLNLDGFHMGIGGDDSWSPSVAPDFLLTAPRYRYQLQLRLQ, encoded by the coding sequence ATGTCCACTGCTTCCGCTTACGTTCCGCTATCCGGCATCTCGCTGGCGGATATTCTGGCCAGACGCGACTGGGAAAATCCGGCTTGCCCCCACGCGCGTCGGCTCGACGCCCACCCGCCGTTTTCCAGTTGGCGCAGCCTCGACGCTGCGCGTGACGACCAGCCTTCCGATCGACGTCAGTGGCTGAACGGCGCGTGGACCTTCAGCTATTTCCCGCGCCCGGAGGCGGTGCCGGAACAGTGGCTGAGGCAGGACCTGACCGACGCTGACTCTATCGCCGTGCCATCCAACTGGCAGTTGGCGGGTTACGACGCGCCGATTTACACCAATATCAAATACCCGATACCGGTCAATCCGCCGTTCGTACCGGCAGACAACCCCACCGGTTGTTATTCGCTCACATTTACAGTTAACGCCGACTGGCTGGCGCAGGGCCAGACCCGCATCGTGTTCGACGGCGTCAATTCCGCCTTTCACCTGTGGTGCAACGGCAAATGGGTCGGCTACTCCCAGGACAGCCGGCTGCCGGCGGAGTTCGATCTGACCCCCTGCCTACAGCCGGGAGAAAACCGGCTGGCGGTGATGGTGCTGCGTTGGTCTGACGGCACCTATCTGGAAGATCAGGACATGTGGCGTATGAGCGGCATCTACCGCGACGTCTACCTGCTGCATAAACCGGCGGTGCATCTGCGCGATGTGCAAATCACCACCCCGCTGCGCCACAGCTACACGCAGGGCACGCTGTGCGTCACCGCGCAAGCCAACCTGCCGGAAGAACAGGCGCAGGCATGGCAACTTTATGTGCAACTGTGGCGCGGCGAGCAATTGGTGGGTGAGCGCCGTGCGCCGTTCGGCACGCCGGTTATCGATGAACGCGGCGCCTATCACGACCGGGTGAGCCTGCAACTGGAGGTGGAGCAGCCCGCCCTGTGGAGCGCGGAAGAGCCCAATCTGTACCGGGCAGTGGTGGCGCTGGAGCACGCCGACGGTACGCTGGCGGAAGCGGAAGCCTATGACGTTGGCTTTCGCGAGGTCGCCATCCGTAACGGCCTGCTGCTGCTCAACGGTCAGCCGTTGCTGATTCGCGGCGTCAATCGCCATGAACACCATCCGCAACGTGGTCAGGCCATCGACGAGGCGACCATGCGGCAGGATATTCTGTTAATGAAGCAGCACAACTTCAACGCGGTGCGCTGCTCCCACTACCCCAATCATCCGTTGTGGTATCGGCTATGCGACCGCTACGGGCTGTATGTGGTGGACGAAGCCAATATCGAGACTCACGGCATGCAGCCGATGAGCCGCCTGTCCGACGACCCGCGCTGGCTGCCGGCTTACGCCGAGCGCGTCACCCGCATGGTACAGCGCGACCGCAACCACCCCAGCATCATTATCTGGTCGCTGGGCAATGAATCTGGCTACGGCCCTACCCATAGCGCACTCTACCAGTGGGTGAAACAGCAGGATCCAACCCGACCGGTGCAGTACGAAGGCGGCGGCGCCAACACGCCCGCCACCGATATTTTGTGCCCGATGTATGCCCGTGTTGATCAGGACCAGCCGTTCCCGGCGGTGCCGAAGTGGTCAATCAAAAAGTGGATTGGGCTGCCGGGAGAGCATCGCCCGCTCATTCTGTGCGAATACGCACACGCTATGGGTAACAGTTTCGGCGGGTTTGACCGTTACTGGCAGGCATTCCGTCAATATCCGCGCCTGCAAGGCGGCTTCGTCTGGGACTGGGTGGATCAGGCGCTGGTGCGTGAGCAGGAGGGTAAACCGCACTGGGCTTACGGCGGCGACTTCGGCGACAAACCCAACGACCGACAGTTCTGCCTCAACGGTCTGGTGTTCCCCGACCGCACGCCGCACCCGGCGCTGTATGAAGCCCAGCGCGCCCAGCAGTTTTTCCAGTTCAGCCATCATGAGAACGCCCCGCTGACGCTGACCGTCACCAGCGAATACCTGTTCCGCCATAGCGATAACGAAGAACTGCGCTGGCGCATCATGCAGGATGACGTCTCACTGGCGTCGGGCGTGGTGCCGCTCACTATCGCCCCGCAGGGCTGCCAGACGATTACGTTGCTCGATAGGTTGCCTGCGCCGCAGCACCTCGCCGATATGTGGCTGACGGTGGAGGTGGTTCAGCCGAACGCGACCGAGTGGTCGCCCGCCGGGCACCGCTGCGCCTGGGATCAATGGCCGTTGCCGTTGCCGTTGCCGTTGCCGTTGCCGATGCCGCTGGCGCGTCCAACGCCACGCCGCGACGATGGCGCCGGTCCAACCCTAACTCAGGACGATAACCGTTTCGATATCGTCCACGGCCAGCAACGCTGGAACTTCGACCGACGCAGCGGTCTGTTGACGCAGTGGTGGCGCGACGAGCAGCCGCAACTGCTAAGCCCGTTGCAGGACAATCTGGCGCGCGCGCCGCTGGACAACGACATCGGCATCAGCGAAGTGGACCGTATCGACCCGAACGCCTGGGTGGAACGCTGGAAGCTGGCCGGGCTGTACCAGTACGACACCGACTGCCGGCAGATTCACGCCGACACACTCAGCGACAGCGTGCTGATCACCACCGAACACGTCGGCCATTATCAGCAACAGGTGCTGTTCATCAGCCGTAAACAGTGGCGTATCGACGCACAAGGCGTGTTGACGGTGAGTGTAGAAGTAGAGGTTGCCCGTCACCTGCCGCCGCTGGCGCGCATCGGCCTCTGCGGTCAACTGGCGGCAGTCAACCCGCAGGTAAGCTGGCTGGGGCTGGGCCCGCACGAAAACTACCCCGACCGCCGCCTCGCTGCGCTGCACGGACGCTGGCAGCAACCGCTGGAGGCGATGCACACGCCGTACATTTTCCCGTCGGAAAACGGCCTGCGCTGCCACACTCGGGAACTGCGCTACGGCCACTGGCTTATCGAAGGCGATTTCCATTTCGGTATCGGCCGCTACAGCCTGCGACAGTTGATGGATTGTACACATCAGCATCTGTTGCAGCCGGAACCGGGCACCTGGTTGAATCTGGACGGCTTCCACATGGGCATCGGCGGCGACGACTCCTGGAGCCCGAGCGTCGCGCCGGATTTCCTGCTGACCGCCCCCCGCTACCGTTACCAGCTGCAACTGCGGCTGCAATAA
- a CDS encoding dicarboxylate/amino acid:cation symporter, translating into MQRQKLLIQIMLAIVLGILIGWACHTYLDGARAKEVASYFNMVTDIFLRLIKMIIAPLVFATLVSGLASMGNSSAVGRVGLKAMTWFVTASFLSLLIGMMLANFFQPGVGMNLVAPVNPITTGLNTDGFTLKNFISHIFPKSIVEAMANNEILQILVFSLFFGSALAYVKHHNKQANFILSTIEELAKVMFRVTDYVMALAPIAVFAAIASAITTQGLGLIYDFGKLIGEFYLGLALLWTVLFLVGYAFLGRSIAVLARLIREPTMLAFATASSESAYPKTMDALTRFGVPKKITSFVLPLGYSFNLDGSMMYQSFAILFIAQAYNIDLSLTQQILILLTLMITSKGMAGVARASVVVVAATLPMFSLPEAGILLILGIDQFLDMGRTATNVIGNSISTAVVASLEKDITDDEEEAEADVVLQQARQDA; encoded by the coding sequence ATGCAAAGGCAGAAGTTATTAATACAGATAATGCTGGCGATCGTGCTCGGTATTCTGATTGGCTGGGCATGCCACACCTATCTGGACGGCGCCCGAGCCAAAGAAGTGGCGTCTTACTTTAATATGGTTACCGACATCTTCCTGCGCCTGATCAAAATGATCATCGCACCGCTGGTGTTCGCCACTCTGGTTTCCGGCCTGGCCAGCATGGGTAACTCTTCTGCCGTGGGCCGCGTCGGCCTGAAAGCGATGACCTGGTTCGTTACCGCGTCGTTCCTGTCGTTGTTGATCGGTATGATGTTGGCGAACTTCTTCCAGCCGGGCGTCGGCATGAATCTGGTCGCTCCGGTCAACCCGATCACCACCGGTCTGAATACCGATGGCTTCACGCTGAAAAACTTCATCAGTCATATCTTCCCGAAAAGCATCGTGGAAGCGATGGCCAACAACGAAATCCTGCAGATTCTGGTGTTCTCGCTGTTCTTCGGCTCCGCGCTGGCTTACGTCAAACACCATAACAAGCAGGCCAACTTCATTCTGTCCACCATCGAAGAGCTGGCCAAAGTGATGTTCCGCGTGACCGACTACGTGATGGCGCTGGCGCCGATCGCCGTGTTCGCCGCGATTGCCTCCGCCATCACCACGCAGGGTCTGGGCCTGATTTATGACTTCGGCAAGCTTATCGGCGAGTTCTATCTCGGCCTGGCGCTGCTGTGGACGGTGCTGTTCCTGGTGGGTTATGCGTTCCTCGGCCGTTCCATCGCGGTGCTGGCCCGTCTGATTCGCGAACCCACCATGCTGGCGTTCGCCACCGCCAGCAGCGAGTCGGCCTACCCCAAAACGATGGATGCCCTGACGCGTTTCGGCGTACCAAAGAAGATCACCAGCTTTGTGCTGCCGCTGGGTTACTCCTTCAATCTGGACGGCTCCATGATGTACCAGTCGTTCGCTATCCTGTTCATTGCTCAGGCGTACAATATTGACCTGAGCCTGACCCAGCAGATCCTGATCCTGCTGACGCTGATGATCACCAGTAAAGGCATGGCGGGCGTGGCGCGCGCCTCCGTGGTGGTGGTAGCCGCCACTCTGCCGATGTTCAGCCTGCCGGAAGCCGGCATCCTGCTGATTCTGGGCATCGACCAGTTCCTGGATATGGGCCGCACTGCGACCAACGTTATCGGCAACAGTATCTCGACCGCCGTGGTGGCCAGTCTGGAAAAAGACATCACTGACGACGAGGAAGAAGCCGAGGCGGACGTGGTGCTGCAACAAGCCAGACAAGACGCCTGA
- a CDS encoding tyrosine-type recombinase/integrase — protein MSLNDSKIRNLKPSAKPFKVSDSHGLYLLINPGGSRLWYLKYRINRKESRLGLGTYPDVSLADARQQRDGIRKLLAQNINPAHQRAAEKVSRSPEKSFRDVALDWHKSNRTWSENHATRLLASMNNHLFPVIGHLPVTELKARHFIDLLKGIEKKGLLEVAARTRQHLCNIMRYAVHQ, from the coding sequence ATGTCTCTTAACGACTCAAAAATCCGCAACTTAAAACCATCCGCAAAACCCTTCAAAGTGTCCGATTCTCACGGTCTGTACCTGTTGATTAATCCCGGCGGTTCACGTCTCTGGTATCTCAAATATCGTATCAATAGAAAAGAATCCCGCCTCGGTTTAGGTACCTACCCCGATGTATCGCTGGCCGATGCGCGTCAACAGCGTGACGGCATCCGTAAACTGCTGGCGCAGAATATCAACCCAGCACACCAACGGGCGGCAGAAAAAGTGTCCCGCTCACCAGAAAAATCATTCCGGGACGTAGCGCTGGACTGGCACAAGAGCAACCGAACCTGGTCAGAGAACCACGCCACTCGCCTGCTTGCCAGCATGAACAACCATCTCTTTCCGGTTATCGGGCACCTGCCCGTCACGGAGCTGAAAGCCCGTCACTTCATCGACCTGCTGAAAGGCATCGAGAAAAAAGGACTACTGGAGGTGGCAGCCCGTACCCGGCAGCACCTGTGCAACATCATGCGCTATGCCGTGCATCAGG
- a CDS encoding tyrosine-type recombinase/integrase, translated as LIEHNPAANLDGIIAPPVKRHYPALQLERLPELLASIEDYKQGRELTRLAVSLTLHLFIRSSELRFARWSEIDFRNNIWTIPATREAIPGVRYSGRGAKMRTPHIVPLSRQAIAILRQIQEISGHQVLIFPGDHNRYKPMCENTVNKALRVMGYDTKDEICGHGFRAMACSALMESGLWAQDAVERQMSHQERNSVRAAYIHKAEYLDARKAMMQWWSDYLDTNREEYVAPYIYAQQHKTAGAA; from the coding sequence AACTGATAGAACACAATCCGGCGGCCAATCTGGACGGTATTATCGCCCCTCCGGTTAAACGCCACTACCCTGCCCTGCAGCTGGAGCGACTGCCGGAGCTGTTGGCTAGCATTGAGGACTACAAGCAAGGACGGGAATTAACCCGGCTGGCCGTATCGCTCACCCTGCATCTGTTTATCCGCTCCAGCGAATTGCGCTTCGCTCGATGGTCGGAAATTGATTTCAGAAATAACATCTGGACTATTCCCGCCACCCGTGAAGCCATCCCCGGCGTGCGTTATTCCGGGCGTGGTGCCAAAATGCGCACGCCGCATATCGTTCCCCTCTCCCGGCAGGCCATCGCTATTCTGAGACAGATACAGGAAATCTCCGGGCATCAGGTGCTGATATTTCCCGGTGATCATAATCGGTATAAGCCAATGTGCGAAAACACGGTCAACAAGGCTTTGCGTGTGATGGGTTATGACACAAAAGATGAAATCTGCGGTCACGGATTCCGGGCAATGGCCTGTAGTGCGCTGATGGAATCTGGACTGTGGGCGCAGGATGCGGTTGAACGGCAGATGAGCCATCAAGAACGTAATAGCGTTCGAGCAGCTTACATCCATAAAGCAGAATATCTTGATGCCCGTAAAGCGATGATGCAATGGTGGTCGGATTATCTGGATACCAACCGGGAAGAATATGTTGCGCCATACATTTATGCTCAACAACATAAGACGGCTGGAGCGGCCTGA
- a CDS encoding LacI family DNA-binding transcriptional regulator encodes MKAKPVTLNDVAAYAGVSYQTVSRVLNQAPHVSHRTRGKVEQAMAALHYIPNRVAQQLARHSATTLGLATIDLSLHAPSQIAAAIKTTASELGFNVVISMLRAADGNDVQRAVNELLAQRVDGVIVNVPLEQEAAEQIHQLCGATPALFLDTSPTADLPSVIFDPHQGAKLAIDHLVTLGHRRIALLAGPQSSVSARLRYEGWQQALAAHLLTPCATAEGDWSASAGYQQAHLLLANSLRPTAIAVANDQMALGVLRAIHEYGLRVPEQISVIGFDDTRDSAYFQPPLTTIRQDFRQLGRESVNRLLECLQHPHPPAPLRLKTTLIPRQTTAAWQPSMLSPQDVAQQLITLARQLQR; translated from the coding sequence ATGAAAGCGAAACCAGTAACGCTCAATGACGTAGCGGCTTACGCCGGCGTGTCGTACCAGACCGTCTCCCGGGTGCTGAATCAGGCGCCTCATGTCTCACACCGTACCCGGGGGAAAGTGGAGCAAGCGATGGCCGCGCTCCACTACATCCCCAACCGGGTAGCCCAGCAACTGGCGCGCCACAGCGCCACCACCCTCGGTCTGGCGACCATCGACCTGTCGCTGCACGCGCCCTCCCAAATTGCCGCCGCCATTAAAACCACCGCCAGCGAACTGGGATTCAACGTGGTGATATCTATGCTGCGCGCCGCCGATGGCAATGACGTTCAGCGCGCCGTTAATGAACTGCTGGCGCAACGGGTAGACGGCGTGATAGTCAACGTGCCGCTGGAACAGGAGGCGGCCGAGCAAATCCACCAGCTGTGCGGCGCCACACCGGCGCTGTTTCTTGACACGTCCCCCACCGCCGACCTGCCAAGCGTGATATTCGACCCACATCAGGGCGCCAAGCTGGCTATTGATCATCTGGTGACGCTGGGCCATCGCCGGATAGCCTTGCTTGCCGGCCCGCAAAGCTCGGTGTCCGCCCGGCTGCGCTACGAAGGCTGGCAGCAGGCGCTGGCCGCCCACCTGCTGACGCCCTGCGCCACGGCGGAAGGCGACTGGAGCGCCAGTGCCGGTTATCAGCAGGCGCATCTGCTGCTGGCGAATTCGCTGCGCCCGACCGCCATTGCCGTCGCCAACGATCAAATGGCGCTGGGCGTCCTGCGGGCCATCCACGAGTATGGCCTGCGCGTACCGGAACAGATCTCGGTAATCGGCTTTGACGACACCCGCGACAGCGCCTATTTCCAGCCGCCGCTGACCACCATCCGTCAGGACTTCCGGCAACTGGGCCGGGAAAGCGTCAACCGGCTGCTGGAATGCCTGCAACACCCGCACCCCCCCGCCCCGCTGCGGCTGAAAACCACGCTGATCCCCCGCCAGACCACCGCCGCCTGGCAGCCTTCAATGCTGTCGCCGCAGGATGTGGCGCAGCAGCTGATTACGCTGGCGCGGCAATTACAACGCTAA
- the hypT gene encoding hypochlorite stress DNA-binding transcriptional regulator HypT has translation MLNNIETKWLYDFIALEEHRSFTLAAETRNISQSSFSRRIRALEEAVGFDIFDRGAQPLQLTEQGKIFHAHIRNTLDDLEYQIHKLHGGSHYKNKITIAAAHSLSVFVMPELLKSVPDVQEKIFYVESIDVDDAVLNLKEGRSDFIFSFYNEELMSEPFRHTRIMDSTLYPVCACDAAGKPLFDIRAAGLPLLNYTDTSYMGRQVNRYLSTLASERFTVSFVSSMSDLLKRMVKQGHGIAWLPDYSIRDELAHKQLVVLKLDNAVMKMPVYLYRLDARLNVASESFWRAMTALRPAP, from the coding sequence ATGCTGAATAATATTGAAACCAAATGGTTATACGATTTTATCGCCCTGGAGGAGCACCGCAGTTTTACGCTGGCGGCCGAGACGCGCAACATTTCCCAGTCGTCATTCAGCCGACGAATCCGGGCGCTGGAAGAGGCGGTGGGGTTCGATATTTTCGACCGTGGCGCCCAGCCGTTGCAACTGACCGAGCAGGGCAAGATTTTTCACGCTCACATCCGCAATACCCTCGATGATCTGGAATACCAGATTCACAAACTGCACGGCGGCAGCCATTACAAGAACAAGATAACGATTGCGGCGGCGCATTCGCTGTCGGTGTTTGTGATGCCGGAATTGCTGAAAAGTGTGCCGGATGTGCAAGAGAAAATCTTCTATGTTGAATCCATCGATGTTGATGATGCGGTACTCAATCTGAAAGAAGGGCGCAGCGATTTTATTTTCTCGTTTTACAACGAGGAACTGATGTCGGAGCCGTTTCGCCATACCCGCATCATGGATTCCACCCTGTACCCGGTGTGCGCCTGCGATGCGGCCGGCAAGCCGTTGTTTGACATTCGGGCCGCCGGGCTGCCGCTGCTCAATTACACCGACACCAGCTACATGGGGCGTCAGGTCAATCGCTACCTCTCCACGCTGGCATCGGAGCGTTTTACCGTGAGTTTTGTCTCCTCAATGAGTGATTTACTCAAACGCATGGTTAAGCAGGGGCACGGTATCGCCTGGCTGCCGGATTACTCGATCCGTGATGAGCTGGCGCACAAGCAACTGGTGGTGCTGAAACTGGATAACGCCGTGATGAAGATGCCGGTGTATTTGTATCGGCTGGATGCCCGGTTGAACGTGGCGTCGGAGTCATTCTGGCGAGCGATGACGGCGCTGCGCCCGGCGCCATAA
- a CDS encoding glutathione S-transferase family protein: MKQYPVYLNPYNDLRIDADTVLKLNAVTLAENDLSSFVASLSPFASKLQAYFRIFGVKHELVSVPVPDVGPRGKVPFISVGDTQIADSGLIIDYLKRTLGDPDAQLTAEQKALGQVVQGTLEDHLYWVIIYYEFFDQSGWDFLMKTMVGDLSALPAEIQEALRVRREDFRKRCFDQGIARFTEAEIIDKASQDLAAIDVLIGDKRFLLGNDHPSSYDAAVFGFTQAFFQARGMHPEITDFARTLPNLGRFIATITDKWYPELKLAFQPA; encoded by the coding sequence ATGAAGCAGTATCCCGTCTACCTGAACCCGTATAACGACCTCCGGATCGACGCCGACACCGTCTTGAAACTGAACGCGGTCACGCTCGCTGAGAATGACCTGTCGTCTTTCGTCGCGAGCCTTTCCCCCTTTGCCTCGAAACTTCAAGCCTATTTCCGGATCTTCGGCGTCAAGCATGAGCTCGTTTCGGTACCCGTTCCCGACGTTGGACCGCGCGGCAAGGTACCCTTCATCAGCGTCGGCGACACGCAAATTGCCGACAGCGGCCTCATCATCGACTATCTCAAGCGCACTTTGGGGGACCCTGATGCGCAGTTGACCGCCGAGCAGAAGGCTCTGGGCCAAGTGGTTCAGGGCACGCTCGAAGACCACCTTTACTGGGTCATCATCTACTACGAGTTCTTCGACCAAAGCGGCTGGGATTTCCTCATGAAGACCATGGTCGGCGATCTTAGTGCGCTGCCGGCTGAGATTCAGGAGGCGCTGCGGGTTCGTCGGGAAGACTTCCGCAAGCGCTGCTTCGACCAGGGCATTGCGCGCTTTACCGAAGCCGAGATTATCGACAAGGCAAGTCAAGATCTGGCCGCAATCGATGTACTCATTGGCGACAAGCGCTTCCTTCTCGGCAACGATCACCCGAGTTCCTATGACGCGGCCGTCTTCGGCTTCACCCAAGCGTTCTTCCAGGCGCGCGGTATGCACCCGGAGATCACTGACTTCGCCCGCACGCTGCCGAACCTGGGACGTTTCATCGCAACCATCACCGACAAGTGGTATCCCGAGCTGAAGCTCGCGTTCCAACCCGCATAA